The Rathayibacter caricis DSM 15933 genomic sequence GTGCGGCTGCGGACGGTCGAGGTCGTCAATCGCCTCGACCACGGTTCGCGCGGTGCGGCTGAGAAACGGCAAACGAACAGCGAGCCATATCGCGGAGGTTGAGGCGGCGCAGCCATGTGCAACTCCACGTCGGGAGCAGCAGAGTTCTGGTCGCGCGACAGCGGGGGGCGCCTCGAGCACACCTTCCCTAGCAACAACTAGCTCCGATCATGAACGTTATGTCTGTGGTTGACCGCGGGCCAGCCACAGCCTTTCGGCGGACAAGCCGCAAAGGACTTGATGTCTGCGCTCGGACTACGCCGGCCGGCACATGGCGTCGGTGAAGGAGATGCAGGGGATGCAGCTCAAAGCCGCGACCTCGACGTCCGCGCGCCTGGGCGTGACCGGCAACCCCGGCATCCCGACCGGGGCGATGGTCCTGGCCACGAAGAAGACCCTCTACTCCTCGTTCGAGGACATGGGCATTCTGATCGCCGGCCCTCGCGTGGGTAAGTCGACCTCTCTGGTGATCCCGGCGCTGACGGCCGCGCCCGGCGCTGTCGTCACCACCTCGAACAAACGCGACGTGCTCGACCCGACGCGAGACCTGCGCGCGCAGGTCGGGGACGTGTGGGTGTTCGACCCCCAGAAGGTCGCATTGGAGGAGCCCACCTGGTGGTGGAACCCGCTCACCTACGTCACCGACGACACCAAGGCCCGCGAAGCTCGCCCAACACTTCGCGTCCTCGGTGACCTCGGCAGGAGCAAAGACGGACGCCTACTTCGAGGGCAAGGGACAGAACCTCCTCGCCGCGTTCTTCCTCGCCGCAGCGATCGGGAACCGGCCGATCACGGACGTGTACGACTGGCTGACGAACGTCGCCCGCACAGACGCGCTCGACTACCTCGAAGACGTACGCCCGCCAGGCGGACCAGATTCGCTCCGTGCAGCGCGGCGCGGAGAAGCCGCGCGACAGCATCTACTCCTCGGCCGAGCGGATGGCCGCGCGCCTAAACAACACCACGATCGAACCATGGGTGAACCCGCGCCCGATCGAACCCAACACGGCCGCTGCCGGCCACCTGATGGCCGCGGAGGGCGCCGGGGAGGCATCGGCTCAGGTGAACACTGCGGACGCGGAGGACGGCGGAACCACGGCGACCGCCGTGCGGCCCAAGGCGGTAGACCCGCGCCGACAGTTCAACCCGCACGAGTTCGTGAAAGGCTCCGGCACCCTCTACTCCCTGTCGATGGAAGGCGCCGGGAACGCGACCGCACTCGTCACCGCGCTGACGGCCGCGACGATTGAAGCGGCGGAAGAGCTGGCGACCGCCTCACCCGGTGGCCGGTTAAAGACGCCGCTGCTGGGGCTGCTGGATGAGGCCGCGAACGTGTGCCGCTGGTCGGACCTGCCCGACCTCTACTCCCACTTCGGTTCCCGAGGAATCCCGATCATGTCCGTCTACCAGTCCTGGTCGCAGGGCGTGGCCGTGTACGGGCAGGAGGGGATGAAGAAGCTGTGGTCCGCGGCGAACACGAAACTGTACGCAGGCGGCGTCTCCGACCCCGAATTCCTCGGCATGCTCTCCGACCTCATCGGCACCTTCGACCGCGAAACCACCTCCGTCAGCATGAACAAAGGCGTCCGCTCCACCACCACCTCGCTGAAGCGAGAAAAGATCCTCGAAGTGCAGGAACTCGCGGACCTCCCCCGCGGCCGCGCGATCATGCTCTCCTCCGGCAACCGCGCCGTAATGCTCAAAACGGTCCCCTGGTACAACGGCCCGAAAGCGACCGTCGAGGCGATCAAGGCATCCATCGCCGCGCACCAGCCCGGCAGTACGAAAGGCACCTAGCCGTGGATGACGCCTTCGGTTTCGATCAGCCCGAGGACCCCTCCGACGCGATCGCGGCCGAGCCCGAACCAGAGCTGTTCTACCCGACGCTCGATGACTTCGTACGCGAACACGTGCGGTTCAAGTACCGCCGCCTCGTCGGACGCGCGGGTCGCGCCGATCTGCGATGGAAAGCGGCATGGTGGGAGAGCGAAGAAGCGCTCAGTCGCCTCAAAACGCTCTGGCGCGGATGGGAGAACGCACGCCAAGACCCCATCAAAATGGGCGACTGGTGGCTCAACCAGTTCGACCGGCACATGGCCGTCCTCCTCTCCTCCGCCGGCCCGTTCGCGACCTCCCAAGACGAGAACAAGCCCGGAGACCCGCTGCCCTACACACCCCCACCGCCCGGCTTCTTCCCTCCGGCCGATCCCGCATGGTCTTGAGCGCACAAAGTAGGGCCGGGACCACATGATGTGGTCCCGGCCCTGTCATGTCTGTCGCTTAGAAGGTCGCCGCATCAATGACGAAGCGGTAGCGGACGTCTGAAGCGAGGACGCGCTCGTAAGCGTCGTTGATGTCTGAGGCTGCAATAAGTTCGGTTTCGGGGAGCACGTTGTGCTCCGCGCAGAAGTCGAGCATCTCCTGCGTGACAGGGATGCCACCGTTGGCGGAGCCTGCGATCGAGCGCCGGCCCGCGATAAGGGGCATCGCAGGGAGGGAGATGTCCTCGGACGGAGCTCCGAGGAGCACCATGGTCCCATCGACCGCCAGGAGGTTCACGTACTGGGCGATGTCGAGCTTGGCCGACACCGTGTTGAGGATGAGGTCGAACTCGCCGGCGAGCTTCTCGAAGGTCTGGGGGTCGCTGGTCGCGTAGTAGTGGTCTGCTCCGAAGCGCTCTCCGTCCTCCTTCTTGGAGAGGGTCTGGGAGAGGACGGTCACTTCGGCGCCGAGGGCGTGAGCGAGCTTGACGCCGACGTGGCCGAGTCCGCCCATCCCGACGATCGCAACCTTCGTGCCGGGCCCGGCGTTCCAGTGCGTCAGGGGCGAGTAGAGGGTGACGCCCGCGCACAGCAGCGGAGCGACCTTGTCGAGCTCGAGCGATTCGGGCACGCGCAGAACGAAGTTCTCGTTGACGACGGTGGCCTGGGAATATCCGCCCTGCGTGATGGTGCCGTCGACGTCCTCGCCGGCGTAGGTCTGCACCGCGGTGTTGAGGCAGTAGACCTCTTCGCCCTTCTGGCACTGTGTGCAGTGCCCGCAGGAGTTCGACTCGCAGCCGACGCCGACGCGGTCTCCGACCTTGTGCTTGGTGACGTCCGCACCGACCTCGCGGACGAATCCGACGATTTCGTGGCCGACGACCTGGGGGTAGGCGATGTCGCCCCAGTGCCCGCGGACGGTGTGGATGTCGGAGTGGCAGATGCCGGCATAGGCGATGTCGATCAGGACGTCGTGCGGTCCGAGGTCGCGGCGCTCGATGGTCGTCGGGACGAGCGGCTCGGTCGCTGAGACGGCGGCGTAGGCGTTGACGGTGAGCATAGGGGTGGTCTCCTCAGGGGTCAGAAATGCATCGGTCGTGCTGATGCCCTTCCACTGTGCGACGCCCTGCAGCGTTGGTGAGAGGGCCTCCTAGGACACCCCATCGCCGAGGGACGCGGAGGAGGATGGCGGTATGGATACGAAGAACGAGGTTCGCGATTTTCTGACATCGCGGCGTGGACGAGTCACCGCTGCCCAAGCGGGCCTTCCTGATCTCGGTGGAGACCGTCGTGTGCCGGGCTTGCGACGCGAAGAGGTGGCAATGCTGGCCGGGGTGAGTCTGGATTACTACAACCGTCTCGAGCGGGGGAATCTTCGGGGCGCATCCGAAGGTGTCTTGAACGGGATCGCTCGGGCGCTGCAGTTGGACGATGCGGAGCGCGAGCATCTCTTTCATCTCGCGCAGGGTGAACCGCTGCCGACGGCGACCCACGGACGACCTGCTGAGACGACGGTGAGAAGTTCCGTGCAGAGGGTCCTCGACAACATGGCGGTACCCGCCGTCGTCACGAACTCACGACAAGACATGGTCGCTGCGAACGCCCTAGGGCGCGCGCTGTACTCACCGCACTTCGAGTCGCAGCATCCCAATATGGCCCGCTTCATCTTCCTCGACTCGCGCGCGCCAACGTTCTATGACGACTGGCCGCTCGCTCGACGGATGACTGCCGCGATGCTGCGCCTCGAGGCGGGCCGCGACCCTCTGAATGAGGAGCTGACGTCGCTCATCGGTGAGCTCTCCACCCGGAGTCCCCACTTCCGTCAGGAGTGGGCCACTTTTGACGTCCACGAGCACAGGACGGGGCAGAAGACGTTCCATCATCCCGTCGCGGGTTCGCTCCAGCTGACCTTCGACGCATTCGAGATGCCCGGCGAGCCGGGCCTCTCAATAGTGACGTACAGCACGGAACCGGGAACGCCGGATGCCGAAAGACTTGGTCTGCTGGCGAGCTGGGTCGCCCCGTCCTGACAGGACGACCCAGCCACCTCATTCGGCCGGCGTGAGAACGGTGACAGCCTCGAGAGGGAGTTCATCGGCTGTGGTGCCCACTCGGAGCACGTACTCGCCCGACTCGTACTTCCAGCCCTCAGCCCAGTGGCTCAGACGGCTGCTGGAGAAGCAGATCCTCGCGGTCGTCGTTTCGCCGGCGATGGTGTCGATGGCGGTGAAGCCGACGAGCCAACGCACTGGTCGGTCGAGCTGCGAATCTCGCTTCTCGGCGAATGCGAGGACGACGTGCCGACCGTTGCGGCTGCCGGTCCCTCGAATCTGGATATCGAGGGCGAGTTCCTCTCCCGCATGTATGGCCGGGGGAGCGGTTACTGAGACGAGTTCGGCGGTGCTATAGCCGAGTCCATGTCCGAACCAGTACGCGGGCGGTGTTTCGCTGCGCAGCCACGCCCGGTAGCCGACATGGATTCCTTCGGAGTAGGGGAGCGCACCGTCGATCGGCGTCGTGTTCCAAACAGGGAGGTCATCCTCCGCTTCGGGCCACGTGGTGGGTAGGCGGCCGCTGGGTTCGGCGGTGCCGAGTAGGACGTCGGCGAGGGCGTTGCCGAGTTCCTGTCCTCCGAACCAGCCGACGAGCACGGCTGCGACATCGGTGCGCCAGGGCATCGTGACTGGCGCTCCTGCGTTCACCAGGACCACGGTTCGAGGATTCGCTGCGGCGACTGCGCGGACCAGATCGTCCTGACGTCCGGGTAGCGCGAGGGAGGCCCGGTCGAATCCCTCGGATTCCACTCGAGCGTTCGTTCCGACGACGACGAGAGCGACATCGCTGGTGCGAGCGGCTTCAGCGGCAGCAGCGATGAGCTCGTCCTCGTCGGAGGGAAGCGGTTGGGTACCGACGTTCATCGAGAGCGCATTACCGAGACCGTCTGCTCTCAGAGCGGGCTCGTATTCGATGCGCACGGTGAAGGAGCGACCTTCCTGCAGATCAGGAACTACG encodes the following:
- a CDS encoding NAD(P)-dependent alcohol dehydrogenase — translated: MLTVNAYAAVSATEPLVPTTIERRDLGPHDVLIDIAYAGICHSDIHTVRGHWGDIAYPQVVGHEIVGFVREVGADVTKHKVGDRVGVGCESNSCGHCTQCQKGEEVYCLNTAVQTYAGEDVDGTITQGGYSQATVVNENFVLRVPESLELDKVAPLLCAGVTLYSPLTHWNAGPGTKVAIVGMGGLGHVGVKLAHALGAEVTVLSQTLSKKEDGERFGADHYYATSDPQTFEKLAGEFDLILNTVSAKLDIAQYVNLLAVDGTMVLLGAPSEDISLPAMPLIAGRRSIAGSANGGIPVTQEMLDFCAEHNVLPETELIAASDINDAYERVLASDVRYRFVIDAATF
- a CDS encoding helix-turn-helix transcriptional regulator, whose translation is MDTKNEVRDFLTSRRGRVTAAQAGLPDLGGDRRVPGLRREEVAMLAGVSLDYYNRLERGNLRGASEGVLNGIARALQLDDAEREHLFHLAQGEPLPTATHGRPAETTVRSSVQRVLDNMAVPAVVTNSRQDMVAANALGRALYSPHFESQHPNMARFIFLDSRAPTFYDDWPLARRMTAAMLRLEAGRDPLNEELTSLIGELSTRSPHFRQEWATFDVHEHRTGQKTFHHPVAGSLQLTFDAFEMPGEPGLSIVTYSTEPGTPDAERLGLLASWVAPS
- a CDS encoding type IV secretory system conjugative DNA transfer family protein yields the protein MQRGAEKPRDSIYSSAERMAARLNNTTIEPWVNPRPIEPNTAAAGHLMAAEGAGEASAQVNTADAEDGGTTATAVRPKAVDPRRQFNPHEFVKGSGTLYSLSMEGAGNATALVTALTAATIEAAEELATASPGGRLKTPLLGLLDEAANVCRWSDLPDLYSHFGSRGIPIMSVYQSWSQGVAVYGQEGMKKLWSAANTKLYAGGVSDPEFLGMLSDLIGTFDRETTSVSMNKGVRSTTTSLKREKILEVQELADLPRGRAIMLSSGNRAVMLKTVPWYNGPKATVEAIKASIAAHQPGSTKGT
- a CDS encoding DUF4913 domain-containing protein, translating into MDDAFGFDQPEDPSDAIAAEPEPELFYPTLDDFVREHVRFKYRRLVGRAGRADLRWKAAWWESEEALSRLKTLWRGWENARQDPIKMGDWWLNQFDRHMAVLLSSAGPFATSQDENKPGDPLPYTPPPPGFFPPADPAWS
- a CDS encoding type IV secretory system conjugative DNA transfer family protein; protein product: MGILIAGPRVGKSTSLVIPALTAAPGAVVTTSNKRDVLDPTRDLRAQVGDVWVFDPQKVALEEPTWWWNPLTYVTDDTKAREARPTLRVLGDLGRSKDGRLLRGQGTEPPRRVLPRRSDREPADHGRVRLADERRPHRRARLPRRRTPARRTRFAPCSAARRSRATASTPRPSGWPRA